DNA sequence from the Amycolatopsis sp. Hca4 genome:
TGCCCGGTCGTCCGGCCCGGCCGGGATGCGGACCCGGCAGGCGGAGGGGCCGAGGTTGTGCACGAACACCATGCGGCCCTTCGCGGTCTCGGCCCGGTGCACCAGGACCTCCGCCCGGCCGCCGTCGACGGGTTCGTGCCTGCCGACGGCGATCTCCGGGCACTCCTTGCGGGTGTGCAGCACCCGCTCGAACCAGGTCAGCAGGCTGTTGGGGTCCCGGCGCTGGCCGAGGACGTTCACCCGTTCGAAGCCGAACGGCCCGCCTTCGACGAGCGGGGCGACCAGCTGCTCGGCCGCGGCGCGGGAGAACCCGCCGTTGGGCCCGTCGGACCACTGCATCGGCGTGCGGATCGCGGTGCGCTCGGGCAGCGCCAGGTCCTCGCCCATGCCGATCTCGTCGCCGTAGCGCAGCACGGGGCTGCCCGGCATGGTCAGCAGCAGGCTGTAGGCCAGTTCCAGGCGCCGCCGGTCGCCGTCCAGCATGCAGGCCAGCCTGCGCCGGATGCCGCGGTCGTAGAGCTGCATGTGGGGCTCGGGGCCGAACCGGCCGATCACGTCGCCGCGTTCGTCCGGGGACAGGCCGCCGAGGTCGACCTCGTCGTGGTTGCGCAGGAAGGTGGCCCACTGGGCCTGGGCGGGCAGCCGCGGTGAGCACCGCAACCGCTCCCGGACCGGCTCGGCGTCGCCGCGGGCCAGTGCGAGCATCAGGGCTTGGTTGAGCCGGAAGTCGAAGAGCATCGTCGCGCGGCTGGCCTGGTCGTCGGCGGTGCCGAAGTACTCCAGCAGGTCGTCCTCGGGCACGTTCGCCTCGGCGAGCAGCACGGCGTCCCCGCGTTGCCAGGAAGCGGTTTCCCGCAGCTGCCGCAGGAGACCGAAGTCCTGTCGCCCGCGTGACTCGATGAGGAACGGGGCCGCGTCGATCCGGAACCCCGCGACGCCGAGCCGCAGCCAGAAGGTGACGATCTTGGCCAGCTCGGCCCGCACCGCGGGGTGCTCGACGTCGAGTTCGGGCTGGAAGCGGTAGAACCGGTGCCGGTACCAGCGGCCGACGGCTTCGGCGTAGGTCCAGGTCTCCTCTTCGGAGCCGGGGAACACGGCGCCTTCCCACCGGTCGGCCGGTTCGCGGTCGGCCCACACGTACCAGTCGTGGTGCGGTGCCTCCCGGCCGGACAGGGCCGACCGGAACCACGGGTGCTCGTCGCTGGTGTGGTTGACGACCAGGTCGAGCACGATCCGGATACCGGTTTCGTCGGCCTGGCTCACGAGCTCGGCGAAATCCCGAGCGAGCCGAAGCGCGGGTCGATGCCGTAGTAGTCGGTGATGTCGTAGCCGCCGTCGCGGCGCGGGGAGGGGTGGCACGGGTTGAGCCAGATCGTGTTCACCCCGAGCCGGCCGAGGTAGTTCAGCCGGTCGGTGAGGCCGCACAGGTCACCGACGCCGTCGTCGTCGGAATCCTGAAAGGTCTCGATGTCGAGGGAATAGATCACCCCGTTGCGGTACCAGCGATCCACGGTGCGGCGGCTACCCGGCGGCCTCCGGGACAAACTCAGTCATGGGCCCGGGCGAGGTGCTGGCCGCGGAGGAGTGCGTAGAGGTGGTCCGGGTCGTGGGGGAGCGGGAATCCCGTGGCGCAGGCCCGTTCGGCGTCCTGGCGGATGCCGCGCAGCGCACCGGGTGACAGCTCGGGGACACCCGGGCCTTCGGTGCGCAGCCAGTCGAGCAGGTCGTCCCAGCTCGCCCAGTCACCGGCGGCGAGCACGGTGCCCACCGCGGCCCGGTCGAATTCTTCGGCACGCAGATCTTCGGTCGTCAGTTCGTCC
Encoded proteins:
- a CDS encoding alpha-amylase family glycosyl hydrolase; amino-acid sequence: MSQADETGIRIVLDLVVNHTSDEHPWFRSALSGREAPHHDWYVWADREPADRWEGAVFPGSEEETWTYAEAVGRWYRHRFYRFQPELDVEHPAVRAELAKIVTFWLRLGVAGFRIDAAPFLIESRGRQDFGLLRQLRETASWQRGDAVLLAEANVPEDDLLEYFGTADDQASRATMLFDFRLNQALMLALARGDAEPVRERLRCSPRLPAQAQWATFLRNHDEVDLGGLSPDERGDVIGRFGPEPHMQLYDRGIRRRLACMLDGDRRRLELAYSLLLTMPGSPVLRYGDEIGMGEDLALPERTAIRTPMQWSDGPNGGFSRAAAEQLVAPLVEGGPFGFERVNVLGQRRDPNSLLTWFERVLHTRKECPEIAVGRHEPVDGGRAEVLVHRAETAKGRMVFVHNLGPSACRVRIPAGPDDRALAVFEDSGYDGRIDPEDVAVAGYGYRWFRLVTA
- a CDS encoding alpha-amylase family glycosyl hydrolase; this encodes MDRWYRNGVIYSLDIETFQDSDDDGVGDLCGLTDRLNYLGRLGVNTIWLNPCHPSPRRDGGYDITDYYGIDPRFGSLGISPSS